A single window of Hippocampus zosterae strain Florida chromosome 15, ASM2543408v3, whole genome shotgun sequence DNA harbors:
- the LOC127616497 gene encoding ras-related protein Rab-18-like isoform X1: protein MDDDVLTTLKLLIIGESGVGKSSLLLRFTEDTFDPDQSATIGVDFKVKTLAIDGNKAKLAIWDTAGQERFRTLTPSYYRGAQGVILVYDVTKRDTFTKLENWLNELETYTTRNDIVKMLVGNKIDREDHEVDRNEGLKFARKHSMLFIEASAKTKDGVQCAFEELVEKILQTPGLWESESQGQTLRLGNQEQGGGRACGGYCSVP, encoded by the exons ATGGATGACGACGTACTGACAACTCTGAAACTGTTGATAATCGGCGAAAGTGGAGTGGGGAAGTCCAG CCTTCTCCTGAGATTCACAGAAGACACATTTGATCCGGACCAGTCAGCGACAATTG GAGTGGATTTCAAAGTGAAGACACTGGCCATCGACGGAAATAAAGCAAAACTCGCCATATGG GACACAGCTGGACAAGAAAGGTTTCGTACGCTAACACCCAGCTACTATCGTGGTGCCCAGGGAGTCATACTCg TATATGATGTTACAAAGCGCGACACCTTCACAAAGCTGGAAAACTGGCTGAATGAACTGGAAACCTACACAACTCGCAACGATATCGTAAAAATGCTTGTAGGCAACAAGATTGATCGG GAGGACCATGAAGTGGATAGAAATGAAGGCCTCAAGTTTGCGAGAAAGCACTCAATGCTTTTTATTG AGGCAAGTGCAAAGACCAAAGACGGCGTACAGTGTGCCTTCGAGGAGCTTGTAGAGAAGATCCTCCAAACTCCGGGGCTTTGGGAAAGCGAAAGCCAGGGCCAGACGTTGCGCCTGGGGAATCAAGAGCAAGGCGGCGGCAGGGCATGTGGAGGATATTGCTCCGTACCGTGA
- the LOC127616497 gene encoding ras-related protein Rab-18-B-like isoform X2 produces the protein MDDDVLTTLKLLIIGESGVGKSSLLLRFTEDTFDPDQSATIGVDFKVKTLAIDGNKAKLAIWDTAGQERFRTLTPSYYRGAQGVILVYDVTKRDTFTKLENWLNELETYTTRNDIVKMLVGNKIDREDHEVDRNEGLKFARKHSMLFIALVTQLEKARASLNKSCF, from the exons ATGGATGACGACGTACTGACAACTCTGAAACTGTTGATAATCGGCGAAAGTGGAGTGGGGAAGTCCAG CCTTCTCCTGAGATTCACAGAAGACACATTTGATCCGGACCAGTCAGCGACAATTG GAGTGGATTTCAAAGTGAAGACACTGGCCATCGACGGAAATAAAGCAAAACTCGCCATATGG GACACAGCTGGACAAGAAAGGTTTCGTACGCTAACACCCAGCTACTATCGTGGTGCCCAGGGAGTCATACTCg TATATGATGTTACAAAGCGCGACACCTTCACAAAGCTGGAAAACTGGCTGAATGAACTGGAAACCTACACAACTCGCAACGATATCGTAAAAATGCTTGTAGGCAACAAGATTGATCGG GAGGACCATGAAGTGGATAGAAATGAAGGCCTCAAGTTTGCGAGAAAGCACTCAATGCTTTTTATTG CCCTCGTTACACAGTTGGAAAAGGCCCGCGCATCACTCAACAAGTCATGCTTTTGA
- the yme1l1b gene encoding ATP-dependent zinc metalloprotease YME1L1b: MLSLSTAVQPQVTVPLSHLLNVLHALKSSVGSSSTLSKSRLPNEHACQAELHYPEPLWNLRDLGLSDLGTQQMNELAIRVLPCLNSQEAPAPIVGSRTIWRTSHLSTHSFFLNKHGFSSQRRSAPLYSRQRPSPLQSVCKELQHCSVWIQHRGFKTLSKTKRLQSAIERPVEPEGFPPSLMKGFLTRDKGIDIESLESVTKSGNVPDGQQDAFKRGFAEGFLKAQTLTQRTQDSLRRNRLILLVLLLVGLYGISKIPFISVRFRTTTGLDSSVDPVQMKNVTFEHVKGIEEAKNELQEVVEFLKNPQKFTSLGGKLPKGVLLVGPPGTGKTLLARAVAGEADVPFYYASGSEFDEMFVGVGASRIRNLFREAKGNAPCVIFIDELDSVGGKRIESPMHPYSRQTINQLLAEMDGFKPNEGVIIIGATNFPEALDNALIRPGRFDMQVTVPKPDVKGRTEILNWYLRKIKVDPAIEAKIIARGTVGFSGADLENLVNQAALKAAVDGKDMVTMKELEFAKDKILMGPERRSAEIDKKNKIITAYHESGHAIVAYYTKDAMPINKATIMPRGPSLGHVSLLPENDRWSETRSQLLAQMDVSMGGRVAEEIIFGQEYITTGASSDFDSATKIAKMMVTRFGMCEKLGVMTYKNMTEQSPETQAAVEHEVRILLRESYERAKALLRSHAKEHKNLADALLLYETLDAKEIQLVLEGKNLEAR, encoded by the exons ATGCTTTCTTTGTCAACGGCTGTTCAACCACAG GTGACTGTTCCCCTGAGTCACCTCCTCAATGTTCTCCACGCTTTGAAGAGCTCAGTTGGAAGCAGCAGCACCTTGAGCAAATCAAGACTCCCCAATGAGCATGCCTGTCAGGCAGAACTACATTATCCTGAG CCCCTGTGGAACCTGCGGGACCTTGGCCTGTCTGACCTGGGAACGCAGCAGATGAACGAGTTGGCGATTCGGGTGTTGCCATGTTTGAATTCACAGGAAGCACCAGCCCCGATAGTGGGCAGTCGGACAATCTGGCGAACGTCTCACCTTTCCACGCACTCTTTTTTCCTAAACAAGCATG GGTTTTCTTCTCAGCGAAGGTCAGCTCCACTTTATTCCAGGCAAAGGCCGTCTCCTCTTCAGTCAGTCTGCAAAGAGCTGCAACACTGTTCAG TGTGGATCCAGCACAGAGGCTTTAAAACATTGAGCAAAACCAAAAGACTGCAGTCAGCTATTGAACGCCCTGTGGAGCCTGAGGGATTCCCTCCATCTTTAATGAAG GGCTTCCTGACACGAGACAAGGGGATCGATATAGAAAGTCTTGAAAGTGTAACGAAAAGTGGGAACGTACCTGATGGACAGCAGGATGCCTTTAAGAGGGGCTTTGCTGAGGGATTCCTGAAGGCCCAAACACTGACGCAACGCACACAAG ACTCCCTGAGACGGAATCGGCTCATCTTGTTGGTGTTGCTTCTTGTCGGGCTCTACGGCATCTCAAAGATCCCCTTCATATCAG TGCGGTTCCGAACCACAACAGGCCTGGACTCCTCAGTGGATCCTGTCCAgatgaaaaatgtgacatttgagCATGTCAAAGGCATCGAAGAAGCAAAAAATGAGCTGCAGGAAGTGGTTGAGTTTCTGAAGAACCCTCAGAAGTTCACCAGCCTGGGGGGTAAACTGCCAAAAG GTGTCCTTCTGGTTGGCCCACCGGGGACCGGAAAGACTTTACTCGCCAGAGCGGTGGCGGGAGAAGCAGATGTCCCGTTTTACTATGCCTCCGGGTCGGAGTTTGATGAGATGTTTGTTGGCGTCGGAGCCAGCCGCATCAGGAATCTTTTCA GGGAGGCGAAAGGTAACGCTCCCTGCGTTATCTTTATTGATGAACTGGACAGTGTGGGCGGAAAGCGGATTGAATCTCCCATGCATCCTTACTCCAGACAGACCATCAATCAACTGCTTGCTGAGATGGATGG ATTCAAACCAAATGAAGGAGTCATCATAATTGGAGCCACCAACTTCCCGGAGGCTTTAGATAA TGCCCTCATCCGCCCGGGCCGATTTGACATGCAGGTGACCGTCCCCAAACCAGACGTGAAAGGACGAACCGAGATTCTCAACTGGTACCTCAGGAAGATTAAAGTGGATCCAG CGATTGAGGCAAAGATTATTGCGCGGGGCACCGTGGGATTCTCTGGCGCTGACTTGGAAAATCTGGTCAACCAGGCTGCTCTGAAAGCAGCAGTCGATGGTAAAGACATGGTCACCATGAAGGAGCTGGAGTTTGCCAAGGACAAAATTCTCATGG GTCCCGAGAGAAGGAGTGCCGAAATCGACAAGAAGAACAAGATCATCACAGCATACCATGAATCCGGCCATGCTATTGTGGCTTATTACACCAAAGACGCCATGCCTATTAACAAAGCCACTATCATGCCAAGGGGTCCCAGTCTGGGACAT GTGTCATTGCTGCCAGAGAATGATCGCTGGAGTGAGACACGCTCTCAGTTGCTGGCTCAGATGGATGTCAGCATGGGAGGGCGAGTCGCTGAGGAGATCATATTTGGGCAGGAGTACATCACAACAG GAGCATCAAGTGACTTTGATAGTGCCACCAAGATTGCAAAGATGATGGTGACAAGATTTGGAATGTGTGAAAAG TTAGGTGTGATGACCTACAAGAACATGACAGAACAAAGTCCAGAGACTCAAGCAGCTGTAGAGCATGAAGTCAGAATTTTGTTGCGG GAGTCTTACGAGCGAGCCAAAGCCCTCTTGAGGTCTCATGCCAAAGAGCACAAGAACCTTGCCGATGCGCTGCTGTTGTATGAGACGCTGGATGCCAAAGAGATTCAGTTGGTCTTGGAGGGGAAGAACCTGGAGGCCAGATAA
- the LOC127616494 gene encoding acyl-CoA-binding domain-containing protein 5-like isoform X2, translating to MAQEDQHSLQAKFAAAVKVIWSLPKQGPFQLSDDMMLMFYSYYKQATVGPCTFTRPTGFWASQEKNQWDAWSSLGNMSKEEAMKNYVENIQLILETMPVSNEVSDLVRQLGNFYSEEEEGGGEENEVESRPFTRPFANQAELVSPKKPAMEGYGDLWDDIQNLQEETSMSFNGAKAVECEEDIGYLRKEEMGEVDNVDEEDEADGEGWGLEPRLHAPQDTTWRCCTRGSGSSVEPSMSSLTNGTRSSLDSEVEEEELAYSKQHSTCGPIYVDFHGHLLDHNDAVKQSYHLADSDNEEFCDSMDDPTMGKSGGSTCTLGKEHGLWFESSSALKAEDRSLRVNSCDEEPHKDVRESPSPKTACSCQLWLRTCDSVSECRRHSATSWANVNEQIVKALLKLQDDMSDALHRLHTLEGLTVAQHFKSSSSLSRCADTPPLAQKFFTPSWWPFDHSPITMVMTALWPAIAFGLVQLYSRRKRR from the exons ATGGCGCAGGAGGATCAACACAGCCTGCAGGCTAAATTTGCTGCTGCGGTTAAAGTCATCTGGAGTTTACCGAAACAAG GTCCTTTCCAGCTGTCTGATGACATGATGCTCATGTTTTATAGTTATTACAAGCAAGCCACCGTAGGGCCTTGCACCTTTACCAGACCAACTGGTTTCTGGGCATCACAGGAAAAAAACCAATG GGATGCATGGAGCTCTTTAGGAAACATGTCAAAGGAAGAAGCCATGAAGAATTATGTTGAAAACATCCAGCTG ATTTTGGAGACGATGCCGGTCTCAAATGAAGTTTCTGACTTGGTGCGGCAGCTTGGCAACTTCTACTCGGAAGAAGAGGAGGGTGGAGGTGAAGAGAATGAAGTGGAGAGCAGACCTTTCACAAGGCCTTTTGCAAACCAAGCAG AGCTGGTCAGTCCAAAGAAACCCGCAATGGAAG GCTATGGAGATCTGTGGGACGATATACAAAACCTCCAAGAAGAAACTAGCATGAGCTTTAATGGAGCAAAGGCGGTAGAATGCGAGGAGGATATCGGATATCTGAGAAAAGAAGAAATGGGTGAAGTGGACAATGTAGACGAAGAAGACGAGGCGGATGGAGAAG GGTGGGGCCTCGAGCCGAGGCTGCACGCGCCACAGGACACGACGTGGAGGTGTTGCACCAGGGGGTCCGGCAGCAGCGTAGAACCGAGCATGTCGTCGTTGACCAACGGCACCCGCAGCTCCCTCGATAgtgaggtggaggaggaagagctgGCCTATTCTAAACAACACAGCACGTGCGGCCCCATCTACGTGGACTTTCATGGACACTTGCTCG ATCACAACGATGCTGTCAAGCAGAGCTACCACTTGGCAGACTCCGACAATGAGGAATTCTGTGATTCAATGGATGATCCAACCATGGGCAAG TCAGGCGGCTCAACGTGTACCCTGGGGAAGGAACACGGTCTTTGGTTTGAGAGCTCCTCCGCCCTTAAAGCGGAAGACCGTTCACTTCGAGTCAATTCTTGCGACGAGGAGCCTCACAAAGACGTTCGAG AGTCTCCGTCACCAAAGACTGCTTGCAGCTGTCAACTGTGGTTGCGTACCTGCGACAGCGTGTCAGAGTGCAGGCGCCACAGCGCCACTTCTTGGGCGAACGTCAATGAGCAAATAGTTAAGGCACTTTTGAAATTGCAGGACGACATGAGCGATGCGCTGCATCGGCTGCACACTTTAGAGGGGCTCACTGTGGCACAG CATTTCAAGTCAAGCTCATCCTTATCGAGGTGTGCAGATACTCCACCGCTAGCACAAAAG TTTTTCACACCTTCTTGGTGGCCGTTTGACCATTCTCCAATTACCATGGTGATGACAGCCCTTTGGCCTGCAATAGCCTTTGGTCTGGTCCAGCTTTATTCACGGCGCAAGCGACG ATGA
- the LOC127616494 gene encoding acyl-CoA-binding domain-containing protein 5-like isoform X1, with protein sequence MAQEDQHSLQAKFAAAVKVIWSLPKQGPFQLSDDMMLMFYSYYKQATVGPCTFTRPTGFWASQEKNQWDAWSSLGNMSKEEAMKNYVENIQLILETMPVSNEVSDLVRQLGNFYSEEEEGGGEENEVESRPFTRPFANQAELVSPKKPAMEGYGDLWDDIQNLQEETSMSFNGAKAVECEEDIGYLRKEEMGEVDNVDEEDEADGEGWGLEPRLHAPQDTTWRCCTRGSGSSVEPSMSSLTNGTRSSLDSEVEEEELAYSKQHSTCGPIYVDFHGHLLDHNDAVKQSYHLADSDNEEFCDSMDDPTMGKLPSTSQIQSGGSTCTLGKEHGLWFESSSALKAEDRSLRVNSCDEEPHKDVRESPSPKTACSCQLWLRTCDSVSECRRHSATSWANVNEQIVKALLKLQDDMSDALHRLHTLEGLTVAQHFKSSSSLSRCADTPPLAQKFFTPSWWPFDHSPITMVMTALWPAIAFGLVQLYSRRKRR encoded by the exons ATGGCGCAGGAGGATCAACACAGCCTGCAGGCTAAATTTGCTGCTGCGGTTAAAGTCATCTGGAGTTTACCGAAACAAG GTCCTTTCCAGCTGTCTGATGACATGATGCTCATGTTTTATAGTTATTACAAGCAAGCCACCGTAGGGCCTTGCACCTTTACCAGACCAACTGGTTTCTGGGCATCACAGGAAAAAAACCAATG GGATGCATGGAGCTCTTTAGGAAACATGTCAAAGGAAGAAGCCATGAAGAATTATGTTGAAAACATCCAGCTG ATTTTGGAGACGATGCCGGTCTCAAATGAAGTTTCTGACTTGGTGCGGCAGCTTGGCAACTTCTACTCGGAAGAAGAGGAGGGTGGAGGTGAAGAGAATGAAGTGGAGAGCAGACCTTTCACAAGGCCTTTTGCAAACCAAGCAG AGCTGGTCAGTCCAAAGAAACCCGCAATGGAAG GCTATGGAGATCTGTGGGACGATATACAAAACCTCCAAGAAGAAACTAGCATGAGCTTTAATGGAGCAAAGGCGGTAGAATGCGAGGAGGATATCGGATATCTGAGAAAAGAAGAAATGGGTGAAGTGGACAATGTAGACGAAGAAGACGAGGCGGATGGAGAAG GGTGGGGCCTCGAGCCGAGGCTGCACGCGCCACAGGACACGACGTGGAGGTGTTGCACCAGGGGGTCCGGCAGCAGCGTAGAACCGAGCATGTCGTCGTTGACCAACGGCACCCGCAGCTCCCTCGATAgtgaggtggaggaggaagagctgGCCTATTCTAAACAACACAGCACGTGCGGCCCCATCTACGTGGACTTTCATGGACACTTGCTCG ATCACAACGATGCTGTCAAGCAGAGCTACCACTTGGCAGACTCCGACAATGAGGAATTCTGTGATTCAATGGATGATCCAACCATGGGCAAG CTTCCGTCTACGTCACAAATCCAGTCAGGCGGCTCAACGTGTACCCTGGGGAAGGAACACGGTCTTTGGTTTGAGAGCTCCTCCGCCCTTAAAGCGGAAGACCGTTCACTTCGAGTCAATTCTTGCGACGAGGAGCCTCACAAAGACGTTCGAG AGTCTCCGTCACCAAAGACTGCTTGCAGCTGTCAACTGTGGTTGCGTACCTGCGACAGCGTGTCAGAGTGCAGGCGCCACAGCGCCACTTCTTGGGCGAACGTCAATGAGCAAATAGTTAAGGCACTTTTGAAATTGCAGGACGACATGAGCGATGCGCTGCATCGGCTGCACACTTTAGAGGGGCTCACTGTGGCACAG CATTTCAAGTCAAGCTCATCCTTATCGAGGTGTGCAGATACTCCACCGCTAGCACAAAAG TTTTTCACACCTTCTTGGTGGCCGTTTGACCATTCTCCAATTACCATGGTGATGACAGCCCTTTGGCCTGCAATAGCCTTTGGTCTGGTCCAGCTTTATTCACGGCGCAAGCGACG ATGA
- the LOC127616494 gene encoding acyl-CoA-binding domain-containing protein 5A-like isoform X3 yields the protein MSKEEAMKNYVENIQLILETMPVSNEVSDLVRQLGNFYSEEEEGGGEENEVESRPFTRPFANQAELVSPKKPAMEGYGDLWDDIQNLQEETSMSFNGAKAVECEEDIGYLRKEEMGEVDNVDEEDEADGEGWGLEPRLHAPQDTTWRCCTRGSGSSVEPSMSSLTNGTRSSLDSEVEEEELAYSKQHSTCGPIYVDFHGHLLDHNDAVKQSYHLADSDNEEFCDSMDDPTMGKLPSTSQIQSGGSTCTLGKEHGLWFESSSALKAEDRSLRVNSCDEEPHKDVRESPSPKTACSCQLWLRTCDSVSECRRHSATSWANVNEQIVKALLKLQDDMSDALHRLHTLEGLTVAQHFKSSSSLSRCADTPPLAQKFFTPSWWPFDHSPITMVMTALWPAIAFGLVQLYSRRKRR from the exons ATGTCAAAGGAAGAAGCCATGAAGAATTATGTTGAAAACATCCAGCTG ATTTTGGAGACGATGCCGGTCTCAAATGAAGTTTCTGACTTGGTGCGGCAGCTTGGCAACTTCTACTCGGAAGAAGAGGAGGGTGGAGGTGAAGAGAATGAAGTGGAGAGCAGACCTTTCACAAGGCCTTTTGCAAACCAAGCAG AGCTGGTCAGTCCAAAGAAACCCGCAATGGAAG GCTATGGAGATCTGTGGGACGATATACAAAACCTCCAAGAAGAAACTAGCATGAGCTTTAATGGAGCAAAGGCGGTAGAATGCGAGGAGGATATCGGATATCTGAGAAAAGAAGAAATGGGTGAAGTGGACAATGTAGACGAAGAAGACGAGGCGGATGGAGAAG GGTGGGGCCTCGAGCCGAGGCTGCACGCGCCACAGGACACGACGTGGAGGTGTTGCACCAGGGGGTCCGGCAGCAGCGTAGAACCGAGCATGTCGTCGTTGACCAACGGCACCCGCAGCTCCCTCGATAgtgaggtggaggaggaagagctgGCCTATTCTAAACAACACAGCACGTGCGGCCCCATCTACGTGGACTTTCATGGACACTTGCTCG ATCACAACGATGCTGTCAAGCAGAGCTACCACTTGGCAGACTCCGACAATGAGGAATTCTGTGATTCAATGGATGATCCAACCATGGGCAAG CTTCCGTCTACGTCACAAATCCAGTCAGGCGGCTCAACGTGTACCCTGGGGAAGGAACACGGTCTTTGGTTTGAGAGCTCCTCCGCCCTTAAAGCGGAAGACCGTTCACTTCGAGTCAATTCTTGCGACGAGGAGCCTCACAAAGACGTTCGAG AGTCTCCGTCACCAAAGACTGCTTGCAGCTGTCAACTGTGGTTGCGTACCTGCGACAGCGTGTCAGAGTGCAGGCGCCACAGCGCCACTTCTTGGGCGAACGTCAATGAGCAAATAGTTAAGGCACTTTTGAAATTGCAGGACGACATGAGCGATGCGCTGCATCGGCTGCACACTTTAGAGGGGCTCACTGTGGCACAG CATTTCAAGTCAAGCTCATCCTTATCGAGGTGTGCAGATACTCCACCGCTAGCACAAAAG TTTTTCACACCTTCTTGGTGGCCGTTTGACCATTCTCCAATTACCATGGTGATGACAGCCCTTTGGCCTGCAATAGCCTTTGGTCTGGTCCAGCTTTATTCACGGCGCAAGCGACG ATGA